The Bacillaceae bacterium IKA-2 DNA window AATACCAACTTTAGCTCCATGCTCGTGACAAGCATCAATAATTCTAGCTAATGCTGGAATTTGTTCGTCTGACCACAGCCCTAAGTCATAATCCGAAATTCGGCCATCAGGCTCGACATCGGTCATTTCAATAATAATTAAGCCCGCTCCTCCAATCGCTCTGCTAACATAATGTGTGTAATGCCAATCTGTAGCGACACCATCTTTGTTTTTAACAGAATACTGACACATTGGGGGCATAGCAACCCGATTTTTCAGTTCTAATCCTTTTAATTTGTAAGGTGTAAATAAATGTTTCAATATAACAACTCCTCTTTATTTTAAAACAAGATAAACTTAAACTGGTTACTTTCAGAGGGATATACATGTCCCTTATCGACCTCATATTATATGCATGCACATACATATAATATCTCATATACTATCAACATTAAATAATTCCGTCAATTATTACGCTTATAAAATCTAGTTTCATTTTCAACTTTCAATATTATATATTAGACCAACCTAAATAGACTCCCTCAACGAATATAAGTGAGAGAATCTTTGAGTGGTTACATAAGCCATTATTTTGTTTTAGGAAGCAATAATACTTCTAATTTCTCTCGAATATCTTTCTGGAGGATAGCATTTTCTAACGTATTATGAAATGTAACAAAAGCTTTTTCAAGTTTGTTCTCTCCAATAACGGTTATAGATGTATAGATGCTCCGGCGATCTTCTTTGCAAATATTCCTTTGAAGTGCTCCGCAACCTTTTGCTTCAAATCTGACAACAAGTCTGGACATGGTACTTTGGCTTAAACCTACCATTTTTTGCAATTGATTTAATGATAACTTCTTTTCAGAAGCTTCAAATAAGAATAGCAGCACATAAAATTCATTTAAAGATAAGTCATGATTTTGTTTTAATGCTATTTCTAACTCATTTAAAATACTTAAATAAGCATTAGTTAAAGAAAGCCAGCCAGATATAAGGCTTTTATCTTCATGTTCCATTTATTTCACCACCTTGTGCATAAGCACTTCTAACTTTCTTGTTTGGAATAATAATTTTCTTCATTATACATTAAATATTTAAATAAGGCTCTAACCATATCACTAATGTTTGCATTCCCGCTGATAAAATATAAAGCATTTTCCAAAATTCAAACAAAGTCAATGTATATAGATGAAGCATACCAAGACATTTATTATCAAGAGAGTTGTCAAATAAACAAGGATTCCTTCGTAAAGATGATGAATGAAAACATGTCCTTTATGATAGCTAATAGTTTTAAGAACTCTCGTAGCAAAATATTAGTTACCGTAGGAGACAAAGAGAGAAAAATCATGAAAGACTCCATGAAAGAAGTTATCAAAAGCAATCCTAGCTGCAAAGGTTTTATCATTCCTAGAATTGGTCATGGGTTTTTTTAGCAAACCCTGAACTTTTTAACGCCACGTTAGAAGAATGGCTTGAAAATGATGATATTCCAGGTGAAGCTAAAACCTACATAAAAAGTTAAAATGATTTATTATATACAGCCTTCCCTTAATGGAGATGGCTGTTTTTTATATCTACCGTCATACTTGTTTTGAACCATAGGTCGAATATCCAGAATTGAGGTTGAAGATCCTCCCCCATAAATCTTCCATCAAAAAACCTGAATCTCCCTTCCATCAAGGCTTAATAAAGCCGTTTCCCCGTTCCAAACCCCTTTTAGAGCAGCAGTTGGGAGAGCCTCGTTCCGTATCAGTTTACCTGCCCATTCAGGGTGGGTATCGGGGATCGTAATAGTAGAGATGTCCTGGTTTTCATCGATGCCAAGCATTTTTCTGGCGGAGGCATTGTAGTAAAGAACTCGTCCATTTGTATCGGCCGTTGCCACGAAGTCCGTTGTCGCTTCCAGAATAGCATTGAGACGTTTCTGGATTTCTTCCGCCTCTTTACGTGCTGTAATGTCTTGAATTTGAGAAATAAAATACAAAGGTCTCTTTTCTTGGTCACAAACGCATGAAACACTTAATAATACCCACACTACATTTCCTTTTTTATGAAAATATCGCTTCTCCATTT harbors:
- a CDS encoding PAS domain S-box protein; its protein translation is MNELSLFTNAFHHAAIGMALVGTDGNWIKVNRSLCHIVGYSKEELLKKSFQSITHPEDLDVDLNYLRQMLNGEIEYYQMEKRYFHKKGNVVWVLLSVSCVCDQEKRPLYFISQIQDITARKEAEEIQKRLNAILEATTDFVATADTNGRVLYYNASARKMLGIDENQDISTITIPDTHPEWAGKLIRNEALPTAALKGVWNGETALLSLDGREIQVF
- a CDS encoding MarR family transcriptional regulator codes for the protein MEHEDKSLISGWLSLTNAYLSILNELEIALKQNHDLSLNEFYVLLFLFEASEKKLSLNQLQKMVGLSQSTMSRLVVRFEAKGCGALQRNICKEDRRSIYTSITVIGENKLEKAFVTFHNTLENAILQKDIREKLEVLLLPKTK